In Candidatus Thorarchaeota archaeon, a single window of DNA contains:
- a CDS encoding Lrp/AsnC family transcriptional regulator, translating into MGLSELDYKLLQLVELSPTMSIQELAQRAGTSWITAKKHIQHLRDIGVLSDPIAVFNPTSLGLKRYVIFFSTSNRGQMEQLEKACDVHPYTHYRARIYGPYPGLFAQFDIPTAAVDNLADFLSELEKKGLCERFVIEPSSDYRTSTATNLDLFQTDTMSWDYDWNSWSNEITQTSSELPENNSNQSVEPSELNFTDLKILRELTSNANISQKKLQEKYSLSQSTASRKVIDIKERYIESIRAQIDRSRFNIVSTKLFYCDNAEDSDRNRLFNAFSLKSAPPFPLSIDLLAQGGVLLWGRMPPSHEHDLFYSLWPFLPHLQVFTMDTVGNHSCLYWFYHKNYNPKAKKWKTNREWVVDSPLDEIESGSE; encoded by the coding sequence ATGGGTCTCTCAGAGCTGGATTACAAACTACTGCAGTTAGTAGAGCTATCTCCAACCATGTCCATACAGGAGCTGGCGCAGAGAGCTGGTACAAGCTGGATAACAGCCAAGAAACATATACAACATCTAAGAGACATCGGCGTGTTATCAGACCCAATAGCTGTCTTCAATCCTACAAGCCTGGGCTTGAAACGATACGTCATCTTCTTCTCCACCAGCAATAGAGGCCAAATGGAACAACTGGAAAAGGCGTGCGATGTCCATCCGTATACTCACTATCGGGCACGAATCTATGGTCCTTACCCGGGGCTGTTCGCCCAGTTTGATATCCCCACTGCTGCTGTCGACAATCTAGCAGATTTCCTTTCAGAACTGGAAAAAAAGGGACTCTGTGAGAGATTCGTTATCGAGCCAAGCTCAGATTACAGAACCTCAACTGCGACGAATCTTGACCTTTTTCAGACTGACACGATGTCATGGGATTACGATTGGAACTCATGGTCTAACGAAATAACCCAAACATCAAGCGAGCTTCCGGAGAACAACTCGAATCAGTCAGTAGAACCCAGTGAACTGAATTTCACAGATCTGAAGATTCTTCGAGAACTCACCTCAAATGCTAACATTAGCCAGAAAAAATTACAGGAGAAGTATTCCCTATCTCAGAGTACAGCCAGCAGAAAAGTCATAGACATCAAGGAACGCTATATCGAGTCCATAAGAGCACAAATTGATAGGTCACGATTCAACATTGTCTCGACAAAGCTATTCTATTGTGATAATGCCGAAGATTCAGATAGAAATAGACTCTTCAACGCCTTCTCGTTGAAAAGCGCTCCTCCATTTCCTCTGTCAATCGATTTGCTGGCACAGGGCGGAGTATTGCTGTGGGGACGAATGCCTCCCTCCCACGAGCATGACCTTTTCTACAGTCTTTGGCCGTTTCTTCCCCACTTACAAGTATTCACAATGGACACAGTGGGAAACCATTCATGTTTGTACTGGTTCTATCATAAGAACTACAATCCTAAAGCAAAGAAATGGAAAACTAACCGAGAATGGGTTGTTGATTCCCCTCTTGATGAAATTGAGAGCGGTTCCGAGTAG